The genomic stretch tctttcttttttgtttctttaccGTTTTTTACtcttgtcggttcgttccggagccctagcttgggaAGTTGCTCCTTgctttcggtataaatcggaatgtggagcagggggaacagtccaccgctcctttTTCCACAGTTTTCACGGTggctctacccccccccccccccccgaattttcgCTCTGAGGACATCTTTGGATATTCCGCACTtttcaatctctaactccatgtcccgcactgctctccttcaggttaggttaggttaggttgggttaggttaggttagggctcgctccccttTGCCGTGATGGATATACTTcagagttagtgcgagcgaggtacgTGTATCTCCGcaatggaaaacctgaaacggcGCACTTCAAACAAATCTCACCTCTGTGGATGATAATTCGAAGCATGTAGATGAACGATTCATCTCACATCtacgattgccagcaattctgctctttctgtttctcgaaagaaaggaaaacagcttcataaaaaaaatacatcttagtgattTATgaaaattagaatgccaaaataccttacagataaggttttcctccacttaGTGCGAAACTAgtgtacacgtagtcctagttgttttatttaaaaaaaatctatcAAAAATGGCTATGACCACGAAGTACCTTAGTGGCACgttcccgtttattttgtgtgtgtgtgtttcagcttggacaaatttgtataaaaaagtcacgggagcacgtcattttcacagttgagttctacgggcgcgtctTTTCCAAGATAGACtaaaggatgactaatcaattaaattcattaattaactctaacaaggacgtcttgaacaaaagccagatactgACATGGGaaactgtcctagttaaaaccACACCAtgtttaaaaattttaaaacacgtacgtgtattaaaatatacatccctgaattttgacatgcaaatgggccaaaaccgaaaccgtggcaactacgtttggggtggtggtcttcacggtacgggatcggtatatatacttctgtatgtcaactgcgctcgcaactatattgtcttggctcggaaaccgtatgtttctggaacgtagagagatGACGAGggaatcacaaaacacgaatatacttcaagtactcttctacTTAGGGAAGCGGCAGATTAAACTCTAccttgcactagtgtcagcgcgctgagcggttgagctggaattggaattagaattggaaatgaatcgaaaataataataaataatactaaaaagaaaaaagaatgaaaaagtgttatctgagctgatcgaggtcagttcactctggaaattgttgcacggACGGCTATAGCGCCACGTACGTTCGAActcacctaaaattgctcctctgttgaactgtcgtTCTCGGCTcacatggccgcgcccatgaaatcagtaATCAGCTGTTCCCGTTTTGtagagtgtgcaccaaactgtttgtagtttaAGCTACaagtacttaatacgagtgggagagcttcggcagtcttcctagGGTTTCGtaggtgcatcaacaaagatgggcatagctttcgggatgtgtgtgacagccggtgtctttctccgtctgttacatcgcgagacaactgagatcgccgtctgtgcgcgctcaggaagcttgaaatctgccctgatacatatacagtaatatataccttcaatatgtcctgatacatatacggtcaataaattgggactagctccactgcaatctttcccggagttcacagaGGACattgtttgtggatttatgccttacatttaatctatcgcaggtcattccacatcctacccgaataattcatgccacacagtcaacccttgacttggttttaattaacctcccatcctgagcacatcacttctttgcatgtcactgatggtctcagtgacaacaaggccattttcttcgatatctcttcaagtcgtccaaatgttcgtaaattcaacgataaaaccatatacgactacgctcgggctaacttccaagccatcaacaaGGGTCTTGatatgaaaattcctttcatgacacctcgcctcactccattgagggtaactggtccctctttcgtgacaatataaactaccttaccgagtaccatGTTccaagataagagtgaaatcttatgatcacaatccttggtccACAAAAAGTCtaaaaatcttgctaaccaagaaaaagcgtttattcaggaaggcaaagcgtcttggcgacgacgtatcatgggctaaatttcactactgtgaacgggaatacacgagctcgatcaaggaagtgaaacataagttcttttaccatcgacctcacgtctctcttgacgaataaaccaaaacaattttggaaaattttatctcTGCCAAAATCGCAACTTCTCAGTCTGACACCAacgggtggtggtgatgatgaaagggcttgccgttgtcggcctcacgtatatgggcaacgtcacgactgatgccctgggggaatgtgcgtcctgggccgacttctaagggaactgtgccgacatatgtctgaaagtgtctgaggaaaacccaggaaaaaccccagacagcacagccggcaccgggattcgaacccgggtacctcccactctcgacgtgacacggccagcacgctaaccactgagccctGGGAGCTGGTATCACACCAACGGCGATACTATTGCCGACAGTGACCTCtacaacgctttcgcttccttcctttcatccgttttcaacaccgataacgggcacacccaaactccattatcagtaatcgcctcctcacctatggtccccattcgtatcagcactcatggcatttgtaaaatcattaaGCTGTCGTCCAGTGCTCGTCTGGACTCTATTAACCCAAAGATTCTATACAACAcaagatctatttccagcaagattctatgttgcatatttactcagtcactccaagatccTGCTTTACTGCAAGACTGGAGGACGGCGAAGACTGTCCCTATactcacaaatcaggcagccgccacatcgttaataactgctgccccatttcactcacttctatagtatgtaaaattctcgaacacataatcttctccaacgtagttaagtaccttgaagaaaaatgcttcttcaatcccttgcagcacgggtttcgaaagctcttttcgtgtaAAACTCAACtagccagttttgttcaagACACCTTTCTCCACGcagacaataatcatcagactgacgctgctttcttagacttttacaaggccttcgatatggtgccgcacttcTATATGCCGCAATTCTTCTATGGTGCttagcttctatacaaactctctctgcttaacctcgacccatatgtcgtccattggatagctcaatttctgactaatcgttcGTTGTTTGTTCCTTGCAACAAAGACCTATCCCCAAATGTActtgtgctttctggtgtccctcagggctaggtcctcggccctctccttttccttatctgtATAAATGatcttccttcaggcatatcttccacggttcgtctctttgctgacgactgtgtagtgtacaggcaaatcctctctctttctgaccaactaaccttacaaagccaCCTTTCACTAATCCGGAGTTGGTgcaatgcctctgaacattgcaaagtgtcgcattttgtcgttttcttgaAGAcaggtctcctgtcttcctccctttccctacactctaagtgatatcacattcaGATTCTTagaaatatcttggaatccacctttcctccaacctaacttggaacaagTACAGCAACCACATAATAAccaacgcttctcgctccctaggctttgttagacgcaccttCAGGTTGGCACCCTctatcttaagctcctaacttTCACGGCTCTTGTATGAAGCAAGCTggaagctggaatatgcatcacctatttgggaccctccccaaaagtatcccTGTGATGCCATAAAAGCCAttcagaatcgggctgcccgtttgaTTTCCAGTGACTGCTAATCCAatacctctgtaaccgcattaaaatcaaatcttaatctcgactcactcgaacaccGTTGCcatcttgccaagttagccctcttccacaggttctttttcatcttgccaccgcaccaatcgcccatcacccgctcgggtgtcatttttcctcgcatcgaccacactaacagggtcacacgctttcattgtaataccaacgCATTATCCAGaacattcttttgttcaactgccatcgaatggagcAACCTCCCATCATCTCTGGCAACTATTATCGaccatacagtattttgtaacaccctctcccgttcactccacccacaagaccaccacgcttgtatgtcagttgctatgaaatttttcacctcccccttatcgtatttgttaattatctgtacttacgTGAACGAACTctctgtttcacgctttaatacttgttttcatataagtttgatGGTCGTCGTTTCTtcattttcctgtttacttactgctgattgtgttgttcttttttgcttgcttgtttgtttttatcaagttgctgtaaatgtatgtTACGCTCGAGTTCCCACCCCCATATAATATCCCCCGGACctttggggttctcgaaataaataaataaataaatatgaacgttatactagtgcgtgcaagtagcgtctgatgtaggtccagggtctcgtcatggtacagtgaggaatactgcgacacacttgattgaaagcattgctgcgagttagcttgtttcccgactgattgtgcgttgaactgaacttgcatttttgtaaaacaacttcaatatattgcagtcgtagcgagatagtttccttggttttgtggcatattgcgctcacttcatctgcttgctcttgggccccgtttgtgctatcgcggcctcaatgggggtcctgacacacggtttgggaaacactgaggcatactgtatattgttacatgtgacatgttcagtggcgtagccagacctccaaggtaggggggggctcgatacgaaagctcgcccccccccccccccccccccccgctgatcctgtgtcgacaacacacacatacttgtgcacaccgcaaactgaggattaaaaaaaggaacgaaaatagttgatttagacgttcacagtacgattacatgtataggctgtcatgaccagtgaggtggtgtcacgagattggaagtattttgaaaagctcatactttgaaaaacattcaagagtgcttcttaggtagatgccatgaactgcaagagctttcgcgatcgtcacagtGGTCCCcccacatatattatgttctcggatttgcacgatttgtgtgggtcggtctgtggtaggtaggggggctcgagccccccccctagCCCCTAAGCTAAGCTAGCCCCTAAGCTAGCCCCTTAGCCCCTAAGCTAGCCCCTTAGCCCCTAGgctaagctatgaaaagtagtaaattgagtgaggcattttaaattgcctcttttcctttatattttcaatgctgacatacatcagcttgtgtaactgtcaacctgggctattccagccaaaaccagccacagatgtagcttgactttcttaaatatcactgaaaaaaattgtgtgcattttttagacgatgcatatatccaaTGTAAATcataattttgttttcttgaacaatggggcgcattaaactgtgccgaaatatgaagttgtcccttacgagcttccttctgacatctacatatacatcatttgtgcgctttccttgcctggtgttggaggggaagcacgggtctgccatcccgaagggtatgtagaacgagaataaatctggtgatgtggtgagaactcaagaacggagcacatttggggtcaagtttacaataaatttctgacaaattagcattcttgaaggagccccagattatttatgcttgtaactgatttcTTGTGATTAGCTTCGCATAAAAATACCAAGCTGATCTATAATCATTGTTTagccatgtgtttgagaatatcaagcacttgcaaaaatctacttttttcagatagtatattcacatataggtcgtcttaaagaaatcttcccttatttgtataactagtcccctcctgcaacatattgaaaatctacaggtttatttttcttcaaaagaaataaaaaaaattgtcaccataatgtgctgcagcttgttcgtcagttgaggctacctaggaagcaaaaaaaaataaaataaaagatgcctctctcctgcgaaaatcgaagctctgcttttccattttgagaacctaaaggtgtatttgttcttacgcaagaaaaatgtttcgttagCTCATTCATaccccatctgtatgacgctataacacactttgaacaaattctgcattcaactgttctgcccagttctgcagattaattgcagtcgctgcttcataacagctttgttaacatttatgattgttttcacatacctgaagtcatctggaaagtgaacaaatctcatcatttcaagggcataccctcccctatagcatgttcagaatctgctggcatgtgttttctgtagatcttatagcatcagctgaccatattggctcagatcatgtcagaatgcgacgtaacagcttttggaaacaatttattatgaactcgtgtgcccttcaaccacaaaaaaaaaaaaaagcccacagtctttctttcagtggaaatatgtgtttttgctgcattaacagaaggtggctcaaattaattgtgtacctccttgtggcctgggtggagcatgcctcactgtgctttatgtccagtaatttcttctccaaccgtatctctttggcagtgagccacaacgtatgcagtcttcaagctttctttcacccggaagaacagcttacagctctgcagacatcagaatatctgcacactatagggggctacaatctagccctataggtgccaacgttttaaatggtactgcgaacacagttatagtaccctatatcacggcacaaagcaattatgtcaaagttatgcttgtggaggcaacacgcttgccaaagccaaagaggcaaagtgatgcttatggagggttttattatgccctgctgctcagtgtatggctccTGTTTTTAACTGGAACAAACCAATCAAAAAattctgaggaaagaaatatgccaccttcagttgccatcgactaagcaaactaagtcaataatggtggttgttattcactctgctacgtgattgtgttcatgttaattcacctgtttggtactgtggtaccagctagcttccttgtagcgtaacatatatgtgaccgcatggagaacaaagaggaggaactagctagtctggcgtaggagctctcacactggcatagctggtcaaaaagaaaatgtgggccatacatcacataaaacacaaataccagtatattttcagcaagcactggttaatttctagtaggtgcgacgcatatagcgtgtccatggactgattttttgtTCTCAGAGAAATTATATTTTTGCACTTATAatggatgacaacatgttctacatacGAAGCGGATGTAcgaattaggtctcgtttaattattggaaatagaaggtcggtgcaaatgcaacgtcagtttccctatgtgccgatAGAGTTctcaaaagtatgctcgtgaccatttagtgcgaggacatggccccgaaataatggttgtctGAGAGTAAATCTCGCAgcgtttttttttgccttttcacttgaacgtgaggaagaaacaacgctgcagaactgcaagcagcacatttaatgtaatgtcgcgcaggatgcaagttttacagcgatttcatatttcagcacaatatttataagctgtaaaaaattagggcacctctgctgactcaagttattcatccgagagaaaatatttttttttcttgcaaacaaacaaacaatttcttcacattcatatgcagcttatttgcagaaatgcatttcgagagtctgtccagtacctgttccctgcgtttatcagaacgtaggctcacaaagaaaaccacaggcaggttccgatttcacgattctacggttctgaggctggaacacacacaaacacatacagatggacaaacacaacacatccacacggtatcggaatcaggctttttcgtcgatcgacACTTatcaactctacgacttcacaaccaaggcagctgcaggagaatggcgatgttcgcgacaatgttcataatatagcaggtgtccaccatagctggaaccaacaccggaaactcatttggtgacacgacacgaattcagagttcgacatcctcaaatttgacaggcgagcagcagaacaaatcattcactgcagtgtcaacagaatcctgatagccggcggagaatacagtaaacgattcgtccagactcggcaCTCTTGTTCCCAGCCCACCGAAAAAAGCCTCATCCTGCgaggaactattttgagacgcgggagccaaaagccttcgctgctctgaggctgttgtgcctgtcgaccaatcagagatgatttattttgaaagtttgaatctgaagcctttgtatcgcaaaagttgatttttacggctttatctttacaccgtggattttttgtgatttattttgaggagtttattctcgaagtttattttgcgaagtgtaaaccagagtgatcccctgTTAAAGTACCTTGAACAAACATAGCTTCTTCTCGGAATGTCAGTTCGGGTTTCGCCCAGGTAAATCCACCGATTTAGCGCTACTCAACACTGTTGAGAAAGTTTGAACAGCCATAGATAGAAAAAGATTAATAATGGGCATATTTATAGATCTAACGAAGGCGTTTGACCTCATAGATCGTGAGAGATTACTGCTGAAACTAGAACTGTACGGAATAAGAGGTATGCCACTCCAACTCTTAAATAGCTACCTAACTGGCAGAACCCAGTACGTATCAATAGGCGATGATAAATCTAGTATCCTACAAAACATAGTTGGGTTGCCTGAGGGTTCAATCCTGGgccctctgcttttttttttagtttttatcAATGATCTGCCAGAGTTCTTGTCAGCAGAGTGTACCCTTTACGCGGACGACACCAGCGTGTTTGTGGATGCGGtaaccctagaaacacttcaccaCGAAGCTAACCAACCTCTTAACAGACTGTCGATCTGGCTGTCTTTAAATAAGTTAGTTCcgagttagttagttagttagttagatCTTGAGAATTCAAGTGTGGATTTCAGTTGTCACAGGCTCTCCCGGGCAGAGTCGGTCAAGTTATTGGGTGTCACACTTAATGAGCACCTTAATTGCCAAGAACATGTTAGTTACATTAGAGGGAATATGTGTTGCGGCCTACAGGCACTGTCGAAGGTCAGAACCTTTTTTCCCGCACGCATACTGGCCAATATCTACAATGCTTTGATCCACTCACACTTAAACTATGCTCTCGTAGTATATGGACTAACCTATAGCAGTGTACTTCAGCCTTTGCTCATAGTTCGGAAGCGTGCACTGAGAATCATACTGGCCAAGGGTCGCAGGGACTCGATCACACACGCCTTCTCCCTATTTTCGATTATGGATGTCTTTACATTTATCAAATATAAATTAATTTTACTAGTACACAGTTTTGTGTACTCCACTTGTGTACTTAGTTCTGTTTCTCTTACATATTACAACACAACTTATTCGTCGCGCAGAACATACATGCACCTTAGAATGCCCTTCCCAAGAACTAATTTTGGCATATATAGATTTAGTTATTGCGGACCAAAAGCATGCAATGAATTACCAAAAGAGCTTCGGCAATTAAATAACTTTTTCTTATTTAGACAGCGACTACGAGCACATTTAACTGGGCATTGATACACCGCTATTTTTGTCACTGTTTTACTGTGTGATATTGTTGTCGTTAGTGATGCATATGTCATTTAGTATTACTAGGGCTAGTCATTTTACTTTAGGTGTTAGCGTTGTTGTTGAGATAACTATTGCTGATGCTGTTAACTTGTCGTACATCTGTTACATACCTGTGGTTTCACTTTATTACTCTTGTGGTGATAGGCTGACCCACAAGACATGTAACGTAGTTTCCATATTGTTTGCCCACACGGCACTACATAACAGGCTGCGGCCTCGTAGTCCCACATTTCATCAGTGTACGAGCAATgtgtcaaaaaataaaaaaataaaaaatggttTAAGACAAATATTATCTAAGCAAGCGATAAATATTATGCTATCTTCAgtggaaacaatactcaatcaaaacgagaaacattgtaaatttaatgtaattcaGATTATTGTTAATCAATCAAGAAATCAAGAGACACAActaataaatcatgcatacataattcccaactcacaaaatatcaatcgagtgaacatctgaaacaaagagagaaagtcaagtttatccagtgatagaaacaatacgcattcgaaaaggagaaacaaatttaattacatcattttttatgataacttgcaacaataatttctacacgcagaagcaacaaacaaacaccacatctgaaatgcaaattaatgtaaaagttttctACAGAGGGAATCAACAGACACATCTCAAGAATACCTTCCCAActagaaaaatattttttattaatatcaatcgagtgatcatctgaaacaaagtcaaagcagtaattaattcaggCAAACATTTTCTAAACAAGCAGAGCGAATACATcgcagaaacatgtctttttcatcCAAGACACGCTAGTGGattcgaagtgagagagggaagccgcTAACCAtagagttcccgtacactttcatTAAGGTTCCGACCTGAGGGAGTAGGGGATTCTCCCGCggtcttggtacacaatgtaGTTGAAGGCCATAAACTCGCCCCCCACCCAGGTCAAGATATGGAGGGTCGGTGTGGCCTTTTGTACACAGCAGAGACAATGGAAGATGTTGGAAAACGACCGTTCGAAAAAACTCGTATTCGGCAATGGCGAGAAATGCTGAAGCGGCTTCATCTCCGGATATAAATTCTTCACGCGTGTTAGCGCGTCCTTGGAAGGCGTGTACCTGCTGGTGTTAGGGTCTTCTGACGGAGACGGTAAAGCGATGGCCCGTTTGCCTACAAGAAAGTGCGAAGGGCTGAGGACTCCTCTGGATCGTTGTCTATGAAAGTGATTGGCCTAGAGTTGACGACAGATTCAACTTCGGTAACCAGGGTCTCAAGCGCCTCGATCTCCAAACAAGTCTTGCCAAGAACCTTCCGGAGGGAGGATTTGACGGTTCTTACGAGCCTCTCCCACCATCCTCCCCACCAGGGAGCTCCAGGAACGATGTATCTCCACGTGATATTATGATGACCAAGGTACCTGCTGACTTCAGATGTTCTTGTTGACTGCCTCGCAACTCCTTTTCCGCTCTCTTGAAGCTTCTCGCGTTATCTGAGCATATGAGCGACGGTACACCTCTTCTGGCAACAAACCTCCTAAAACACATTAGGAAGACGTCCGCAGTTGTCGCTGAGGCGACCTCAAGATGTATGGCACGCGTTGTTGCACAGGTGAAGAGTACTATATAGTACATTGTGCCCCTGCCTCTTCCATACAGTGGCCCTGCCAAGTCCACTTCAACAGCCTGAAAGGGGTCGCCTTTTGCTACTCTAAATTCATGCAGAGGAGCTGTAGGAGCCTGGACTGACTTAGCTCTGTATCTGGCGCAGCAGAGCACACCTGCTTATAACGCGCTTCACTGTTTGGCGGTCTCTTTGCACACAGAATTCCTCACGCAGTTCAGCGAGAGTGCTCAGCACTCCTCCATGTAAGACCCTGTCATGAGCTTTCATTACTACGAGCGTTGTGAAATGATGATCGCTGGGTAAGATGATGGGATGCTTGATACGCTCTTCGTCATTTATATGCTGAAGACGACCTTTCGCTCGGAGAATTCCTTCATCGTCGATGAAAAACtgaagatctttcagcatcggGGATGCAGTTTGCCCATTTTCGATTTTGATCTGATAAACTTCTCCTTGCACTCTACGTATCCATTTTAACTTCGCAACCTGTATCTCACTGGAGGAGAGCGCTCCAGCAATCCTCTGTCTTGGGTTCTTAACATTGTTGACAAACCGTAGGATATATGACGTCACAAACAAAAGTTTGTCCAACGAACTGTACTTCGGAAGATCAATGATGTCTTCCGCTGATTTTGTAAGCAACTGGACACTTGTTTGGCCTTTTGGTGGAGCTTTTCGGACCTCGTCTTCGACGTCTTGCCCGCTTGAAGCATCCATTGGCCATTCAGAAGGGTCGCTTTTAAGCCACGGCGGACCATGCCACCACAATTCTTCCGCCACTAGACGCTGCGCTGAAACACCTCTGGTCAGTAAGTCTGCTGGGTTAGAGTCTCCGGTGCAGTGTCTCCACAAGCCAGGGTCGGTTAGAGACCGAATTTCAGCAACCCTGTTTGCTACGAATGTGCTCCACCGAGATGGGTCCTGCCGAATCCATCCAAGAGCTATGGTCGAGTCTGTCCAGAAGTGGCTGTCCACTGTACAGTCATATAGGGCTGTTCTGACGTAGTGTACTAGCCTTGCAGCGACAAGAGCTCCCATTAGTTCCAATCTTGGAAGAGTTAGCTTAGACTTAAGTGGAGACACCCTTGTTTTTGAGACTAGAAGATGAATGTTCGAGTGCGTTGTTGCTTGACCTGCCACCTTAACGTATACTACTGCTCCGTAAGCATGCATGCTAGCATCGGAAAAGGCATATAGGATTAGATGCCTGCCTGTAGTGGAATCCAGTGGTCCGAAGTATCGACACACTTTAACTAGACGCAAAGTTAGAAGCTCTGCGCACCAAGACTTCCACTCGGT from Ornithodoros turicata isolate Travis chromosome 4, ASM3712646v1, whole genome shotgun sequence encodes the following:
- the LOC135392504 gene encoding uncharacterized protein LOC135392504, which gives rise to MHAYGAVVYVKVAGQATTHSNIHLLVSKTRVSPLKSKLTLPRLELMGALVAARLVHYVRTALYDCTVDSHFWTDSTIALGWIRQDPSRWSTFVANRVAEIRSLTDPGLWRHCTGDSNPADLLTRGVSAQRLVAEELWWHGPPWLKSDPSEWPMDASSGQDVEDEVRKAPPKGQTSVQLLTKSAEDIIDLPKYSSLDKLLFVTSYILRFVNNVKNPRQRIAGALSSSEIQVAKLKWIRRVQGEVYQIKIENGQTASPMLKDLQFFIDDEGILRAKGRLQHINDEERIKHPIILPSDHHFTTLVVMKAHDRVLHGGVLSTLAELREEFCVQRDRQTVKRVISRCALLRQIQS